Proteins from a single region of Sesamum indicum cultivar Zhongzhi No. 13 linkage group LG5, S_indicum_v1.0, whole genome shotgun sequence:
- the LOC105162840 gene encoding VIN3-like protein 2, which produces MDASALEALVYDPSKCSKLSMEQKRELVYEVSKWPDGATEMLQAWSRQEILQILCVELGKERKYTGLTKLKLIEHLLKIVYEKKSQELGTENVSELENGERTPKRQRKSDHPNHLVVATNGAATVVPDVDSGSTMYCKNSACKAKMNLGDAFCKRCSCCICRQYDDNKDPSLWLICNTDPPFHGVSCGMSCHLECALRHENSGISQDRQDKGLDGSFCCVSCGKVNDLLSSWRKQLIVARDTRRVDILCYRLSLGQKILAGTKHYQNLYGIIGEAVKMLEEEVGPLTGLPVKKARGIVNRLSSGPEIQRICASAVESLDLMLSNRLSDVPSDCNTLASKLVRFEDVRDSSLAVVLNSDDSNMGNVVGYSIWHRKADDIDYPIEPTCRLFKPNTKFLLSGLTPATQYFLKVVILDSDREMGFHEFQFQTVTSQDELRNLNSKSSEVERSQSPATNCSSLSNPSSVDDEDENRGDNNFLPFNGNAGKMTADMVDDTINFSGQKSQKETPGDIISLLDEEYSMVKTSCTPSGDALLNPRNKESSNGQMVEETSTENGSNTPLPTGLECVPIVDSSEAGLPITPCKFENVKDDTGRSNRYKFNGKDADIGSEGEKEPQAGSSSKKRSGERQEEECSGIGDKDFEYYVKVIRWLECDGHIETAFRQKFLTWYSLRATSQEVRVVKVFIDTFIEDPESLAGQLIDAFTDVISNKRCSTVPAGFCTKLWH; this is translated from the exons ATGGATGCTTCCGCTTTGGAGG CATTAGTATATGATCCATCAAAATGCAGTAAGTTGAGCATGGAGCAAAAGAGAGAACTAGTCTATGAAGTGTCAAAGTGGCCAGATGGTGCCACAGAAATGCTACAGGCATGGAGCCGCCAGGAAATATTGCAAATCCTCTGCGTAGAGCTTGGAAAGGAAAGGAAATACACAGGATTAacaaagttaaaattaatagaacaCCTTCTGAAAATTGTATATGAAAAGAAATCGCAAGAGCTTGGAACTGAAAATGTTTCTGAACTAGAAAATGGTGAGAGGACTCCTAAAAGGCAACGGAAATCAGACCACCCAAATCACCTGGTTGTTGCTACAAATGGTGCTGCAACTGTTGTTCCTGATGTTGATTCTGGTAGTACTATGTATTGCAAGAATTCAGCCTGCAAGGCTAAAATGAATCTTGGGGATGCTTTCTGCAAGCGGTGTTCATGCTGCATTTGTCGCCAGTATGATGATAACAAGGACCCAAGCCTGTGGTTAATTTGCAACACGGACCCTCCATTTCATGGTGTGTCATGTGGTATGTCATGTCACCTCGAATGTGCCTTACGACATGAAAATTCTGGCATCTCACAGGACAGGCAGGATAAGGGGCTTGATGGGAGCTTCTGTTGTGTATCTTGTGGAAAGGTGAACGATTTGCTCAG CTCTTGGAGAAAGCAACTAATAGTGGCGAGGGACACCAGGCGGGTCGACATATTGTGCTATCGGCTCTCCTTAGGCCAAAAGATTCTTGCTGGTACTAAACATTACCAGAATCTGTATGGAATCATTGGTGAAGCTGTCAAAATGCTCGAAGAAGAAGTGGGTCCTCTAACTGGTTTACCTGTGAAGAAGGCTAGAGGGATTGTGAACAGGCTCTCATCAGGCCCTGAAATTCAGAGGATTTGTGCTTCTGCTGTGGAGTCTCTTGACTTGATGCTTTCTAACCGGCTGTCTGATGTGCCTTCTg ATTGCAATACACTTGCCTCGAAGCTTGTCAGATTTGAAGATGTCCGTGACTCATCATTAGCGGTGGTTCTGAATTCTGATGATTCAAATATGGGAAATGTCGTGGGTTACTCCATATGGCATCGGAAAGCTGATGATATAGACTATCCAATAGAGCCTACTTGTAGATTGTTTAAACCAAATACAAAGTTTCTCCTTTCTGGTCTAACACCTGCTACACAGTATTTTCTGAAAGTTGTTATCCTCGATTCCGACAGAGAGATGGGCTTCCATGAATTTCAGTTCCAGACAGTAACGTCTCAAGATGAGCTGCGAAATCTGAACTCTAAGAGCTCAGAGGTGGAAAGAAGCCAAAGTCCCGCTACTAACTGCAGCAGTCTCTCTAATCCTTCTTCAGTGGACGATGAGGATGAAAACAGAGGGGATAAcaattttcttccttttaatGGTAATGCTGGTAAAATGACTGCAGATATGGTTGATGACACCATCAACTTCTCGGGTCAGAAGAGCCAGAAGGAGACTCCTGGAGACATAATTTCTTTGTTGGATGAAGAATATAGCATGGTGAAAACTAGCTGCACCCCAAGTGGTGATGCTCTGTTGAATCCCAGAAACAAAGAATCATCAAATGGTCAGATGGTTGAGGAAACGAGCACCGAGAATGGGTCTAATACACCTCTTCCGACTGGCTTAGAATGTGTTCCCATTGTGGATAGTTCAGAAGCGGGCTTGCCTATCACTCCCTGCAAGTTTGAGAATGTGAAGGATGACACTGGGAGGAGCAACAGATACAAATTCAATGGCAAAGATGCCGATATTGGTTCCGAAGGGGAAAAGGAGCCTCAGGCCGGTAGCTCTTCTAAGAAGAGAAGTGGAGAAAGGCAAGAGGAGGAGTGTTCTGGGATCGGGGACAAAGATTTCGAGTACTATGTGAAAGTCATCCGGTGGTTGGAGTGCGATGGTCATATAGAGACAGCATTTAGGCAGAAATTCTTGACGTGGTACAGCTTGAGAGCGACCTCTCAAGAGGTCCGTGTCGTGAAAGTATTCATCGACACTTTTATTGAAGATCCTGAATCTCTTGCTGGACAACTTATTGACGCCTTCACAGATGTCATTTCAAACAAGAGATGTTCTACGGTACCAGCTGGATTTTGCACGAAGCTCTGGCACTGA
- the LOC105162841 gene encoding afadin- and alpha-actinin-binding protein — translation MPATEIDSDLRRSSVNPSTLGMSECAFADINNLEHCTKYLNQTLVTFGFPASLDLFSNDPVSVARTCNCMYALLQQRQRDFEFRESANEQRQRLLSDISRLEAKVERLEAQLSTKDRDIATMTRTEAKATAAFKAQIDKLQQERDEFQKMVLGNQQVRTQQIHEMKKKEKEYMKLQERLNQVLMEKKKESRSGIEIMNLLQKEGRQRGTWNGKKADNDFYKKIVDAYEAKNQELVAENADLRALLRSMQVDMREFLNAPNGKQSCPINERSDADPSQSPLGGRTDMFDLPLHMARDQIEESLRTKMASIKERMVQLQDAQKGAEVTTEVTERELELEAQLVEARSIIQEQASMMSKHLAKSERPRRLSGHLSSDRDSILSPPEGL, via the exons ATGCCTGCTACTGAAATCGACTCCGATCTCAGA aGATCATCGGTTAATCCATCTACTCTAGGCATGAG TGAATGTGCATTTGCTGATATCAACAACTTGGAGCATTGCACCAAGTATTTGAACCAAACCCTTGTCACCTTTGGCTTCCCTGCTTCGCTCGATCTCTTTTCTAATGATCCT GTTTCGGTGGCAAGGACTTGCAACTGCATGTATGCATTGTTGCAGCAGAGACAGAGGGACTTTGAGTTTAGGGAGTCGGCAAATGAGCAGAGGCAGCG ACTTTTATCAGACATTTCAAGACTGGAAGCGAAGGTTGAGAGGCTGGAAGCACAGTTATCTACTAAAGATAGAGATATAGCGACGATGACTAGAACG GAAGCTAAAGCTACAGCAGCTTTTAAGGCCCAAATAGATAAGTTGCAGCAGGAGCGagatgaatttcaaaaaatggtTTTGGGTAATCAG CAAGTGAGAACTCAGCAGATACAtgagatgaagaagaaagaaaaggagtaTATGAAGCTCCAA GAACGTCTTAATCAAGTATTAAtggagaaaaagaaggaatCAAGATCGGGcattgaaattatgaatttattacaG AAAGAAGGCCGGCAGCGGGGAACATGGAACGGGAAGAAGGCTGATAATGACTTCTACAAAAAGATT GTGGATGCTTATGAagcaaaaaatcaagaacttgTGGCAGAAAATGCTGATTTGAGGGCATTACTACGTTCAATGCAG GTTGATATGCGCGAGTTCTTAAATGCTCCAAATGGAAAACAATCTTGTCCTATCAATGAGAGGTCAGATGCAGATCCATCACAGTCTCCATTGGGTGGGAGGACG GATATGTTTGACCTGCCTCTCCACATGGCTAGAGATCAAATTGAAGAAAGTCTCAGAACAAAGATGGCTTCTATAAAG GAGCGAATGGTTCAGCTCCAAGATGCACAAAAAGGTGCAGAAGTCACAACTGAGGTGACGGAGAGAGAACTTGAGCTGGAAGCTCAGCTTGTTGAGGCAAGGAGCATAATTCAAGAACAG GCATCTATGATGTCCAAACATCTTGCAAAGTCTGAGAGGCCAAG GAGACTGAGTGGGCATTTGAGTTCTGACAGAGACTCAATATTATCACCACCTGAG GGGCTGTAA